Genomic DNA from Fimbriimonas ginsengisoli Gsoil 348:
TACTTCCCCGGAGCGCAAGTATGCCGGACGGCCGAAGAAGCGCGAAAGGGGATGGTCAACGCCGATGTTTCGATTCTACACGTCATCTCGCACGCCCGCCATCGATGGCGTCACCCCATGTTCTCGTCGCTCGATTTCACAGACGGACCGGTTCTCGCCGCCGAGATCGCACGGTCGGGACTGCGCGCGGAACTGGTGACGCTCTCAGGGTGCGACACCGGCCGGCTCTCCGATACCAATCACCACGAGCCAGACGGCTTAGTCCGGGCGTTCTTGGCCTGCGGCGCGGGATTCGTGGTGGGAAGCGCTTGGCCACTGGACGACGAAGCGGCCGTCCACCTATACCAATCATTTTATAATTCGATATCGAAGGACTTAAACGTGCATGTTTCCTTGCGGAAAGCTCGCCAAGACGTTCAGAATTGGCAGAGTCACCCTTATTTTTGGGCCTCCCCCCTCCTATATGGGGGGTACAGATCATGACCTCGACCGTTAACCGAATCTTCTTGCTCCTCGGCATTGCCGCGGCTCTCGTTCTCCCCACCCACGCGGCGGCAGAAAGCCTTCTGATCTGTCAGCTCACCGGGAAGGGAAGTGCCGCTGGGCTCGCTAAGAAGTACGGGGTCACGCTGAAGGACACCACCGACGGCGCGCCGTTTGCGCTCTTCTCCACCCCGACTCGGGCGATGGCCGACTCGGTTCACGCCTTGATGGCGCTGGACAAGGTCAACTTCGTTTGGGCGGAAGACGACGGGAGCGTCGGATGTCCGGAGGCGCAGTCGAAATCCACCCCCAGCAAGGGTGGCGGCCTGCCGGCCGTGGGAGACCGCAAGGCGCTTCAGGCGATCAACAAGAACCTTCTCGGGCAGATCAACTGGAGCCCGGCGCTGGCCAACCTCGACGGCCGCTCGGTGCGGGTAGCGGTGCTCGATAACGGCCTTTCGCCAAAGCAGCCGGCGCTTTGGGCAAAGGTCGACGCGAGCCTCAACGCGATCGAACCGGGCAAACCGGCTTACGACCAGCCGATGGGGGTCGATTCGAACAAGAACGGGAAGAAGGACGAGGCGCTAGGGCATGGAACGATGGTCGCCGGGATCATCGACCAGATCGCGCCGAAGACCAGGTTCGTCATCGCTCGAATCGCGGATAGCGACGGCAACGCCAGCGCATGGACTCTGATCAAGGGACTCGCATTCGCGGTCACTCAAAAAGCGGAGGTCGCAAACGTATCGCTGGGTTCGCTGGCTCAGGTCGTCGCTCTCACGGACGCGATGGACTGGTGCGAGCAGAACCGCCTGCTCGTCGTGGCCGCGATCGGCAACGATGGCCTGCGAGCGGCTTGCTTCCCAGCCCGGATTAGCAAGGTTGTCTGCGTGAGCGGCGTCGACCAAGACAACCACAAGGCCTCGTTCAGCAATTGGGAAGGGACCGCCGACGCGGCGGCGCCCGCGACCGGTTTCGCAAGTCAGTTCTGGGACGGCAGCATCGCAGTGTGGAACGGCACTTCGTTTGCGGTGCCCGTGGTTACGGCCTCGATCGCCGATTGTCTGCGAAGGATTCCGGCAAACACGCCGAGCACTATGCGAAAGGCGCTCACCTCGTCCGGCACCAAGATCGACGGACTGAATCCGAAGTACAAAGGGGAACTCGGGATGTTGGTCAACTATACGAAGCTCGATCAGGCGCTGCGTAAGCCGTAGCCGGCGCCACGACCGGAAGCGCCAGATAGACCGGGAGTTGCACCTTCTCGCGGAAGGGGCGGTCTGACTCGCCATGGCGATGGCGAGGGCGAAAGCGGGGACCGCATCGGCCTCTCCGGTAGAGTTGCCGCCATGAATGTTCAGACTTATATTTTCTTCGACGGCGCCTGCGAGGAGGCGATCGGCTTGTACCGCGAGGCGCTTGGCGCCGAGCTCATGTTCCTAATGAAGTACAAAGACGGCCCTCCCGACTTGATCCCTTCCGGTGGGGAGGAAAAAGTGTTTCACGCGACGATAAGGATCGGTGAGACGGCGATCAATCTCTGCGACGACCTCAAGAACGAGCGAGGGCGCCTTGGCGGGTTTGCGCTCTTGGCTCACATGGACAGCGACGAGGAGGCGGAGCGGGTGTTCGCCGCATTAAAGGTCGGCGGCGCCGTATTTCTCCCGCTCGAGAAGACCTTCTGGGCGGCTCGGTACGGAATCGTGACCGACCGATTTGGAGTCACATGGAAGGTTCAATCCTGAGCCAGAGAACCGTCAGGGCCGATACGGACCCTTCACTTCGCCCCAGCCCCATTTGGGCATCGGGGCGGACTCATCCGCGGCGGCGCCGGGCTGGGAGTTAATGACGGCGAGGCGCGAACCCCACTCGAGGTAACCGACGAGGGCCGAGCGAAATTCCGGATCATCCGGCAGCGATAGCTCGTCGGCAGTCTCCAGCAAAAGGGTGACCCAGCGGCGACGTTGGCCTTGGCTCAAATGACGGCCGAGGTGACTCCGCACCATATGCGGATGCCCGCCACGCTCCCGCGAGTACGCCGTCGGGCCGCCTAGCACCTCGGCCAAAAACGCGGCGACGTGCTTCGGATGCTCGCTGCTCATGTGGGCGAAGACCGGGGCGAGCAGAGCATCTTCGCGAACGTGTTCGTAAAATCTTTCCGCCAGGCGATTCAGCGCGTCGATACCGCCCAGCCATTCATATAAAGTCGGGATCGGCTCGTCCATTCGCCCGGTTTTACCTTCTGGGCGGCTCCGTGGGGCTCTGGCTGAAATTTGCCGGCTGCGCCCTTAGTTGGCGTAGGAAACCCCATGGCGCGGCGATCGAGTTCTTTAGGGCCGTTTCCTAAAACCCACCGGTGGGGTGAGATCGTCCAGCAGGTTTTAGACCGTCCGGACGCGGAACTATCCGATCGTATCTTGGGAAACGTTCGGAAACGACTGGCCGGGTTAACTACCGAAGAGTCCGCAACGGACGTCGTTTCGTTCTTCGCTGCGCTTCCGATCGTGACTCGCTCGGCGGACCCTCCTGACGCCCTACAAACCAGCTTTGGGATCCGCTACCGCGGATCGCTGCGGGAAACCTTGGTCGCCGTTACCGCCGCCGACGGCGCTTTGAGACGGGCGAGTCTGTCTGCGTTCGATTCCTTCACCTCCGGCCCAAGGTTCCGGCAAGCCCGTATCGGTGGAGACGAATGGACGGTGTGGCGGGAGCTGGACGGGAGCGCATTTTGCGAGCTTGGCCGAACATTCTATGCGCACCTTTGCGAAGAGCTGCTCACCTACTACCTGCAGGCCGCCCTCCCTTCGGCCGAAATCCCGCGTGAGACGTTGAAACGCCACGCCTGGGAGCTGAGCAGAATCACCCAGGCCTTCTCCGCCCGCTGGTTCAACGCCTGCGCCTTGGACGCCACTCCGCCTCGGAGCAATATCCGCTGGTACCACGGACACTGCGTGGGCAAGCTCGACATGGAGCTTGAGCGGGAGCTCTCGACCCATGTCGAGCCGCTTCCCAACCCGTTTCGACGAAAAAAGGTGGAGCCTCCCAGCCTCGGGCTTCCGCTATAAGTTTCACCACTCTAAGATCGCGCGAACGCGATGAAATACACGGAAGTCTAATGGCCCGATGGCGGCCAAGGCCGCGCTTTCCCTGAAATTTTTCCGTTGGTTGTGCAGTCATGAGCAGTTCCGTAGATCGATGGGTCCTAGTGGTCGAGGACAATCCAGACGACGAACACTTGGTTCGCCGCGCGTTCACTTCATCGAGTCGCACGGAGACCCTTCTAGTGGCTCGGAATGGAGAGGAGGCGCTGCAAGTTCTTAGGAAGCGCCATTCACCGGCGCTCGTTCTCCTCGACCTCAAGTTGCCTCGGCTGTCTGGGGTCGATGTGCTCATGGCGATGAAAGACGACTGTAGACTTCGCACCGTGCCCGTGGTCGTTCTCACTTCCTCAGTCGAGATGACCGACGTAGGCGCTTGCTACGACCTCGGCTGCAGCGCCTTCGTCCGCAAGCCTATCGATTACGACCAGTTCATGAGCGTCTTTTCTTCAACCCTCGGCTTCTGGCTCGGCACAAACCTAACCCTCTGCACCCCGGCTGCCGTTGCAAGCGATTAGGATTGCGTGTGAAGGGACACGGAATATCGTAGATAGTCGCGGAGCGCGACCCGGGCGCTGAACTCAAAGCCAAAATCGCGTTCGATCTTTCCCACGTCGAAGTGGTTAGGAGTCTCGGAGAATCCCCGATCTTCGGCGATCACCGAGCGGTTAGATCCCACCATCGAAACCGCCTCCAACGCGATCTCCTCCCACGTTGTGTATTCGCGGGCCACCGCAACATACACCTCTCGGTTGGCTTCGGAATGAAGCACCGCCGCATACAGCTTCGCTAGGTCGGTGGCCGCGATGAACTGCCGTCCGTCGTGTTTGGCGACCACGATCTCCTCGCCTCGAATCACTGCGTCGACGATCTCCCTGAAGCGACGATCGCAATTCACCGGCGCGCCTTCGGCCACGGGAACGCCGACCGTGGGACCGGGGCGGATGGTATTGCAGCGCATCTCCGATTGATAGGAAAATGCCGAAAGAAAAGCCTCCCCCGCCGCTTTCGTGGCTCCGTAGAAGTCGGTGGGCGTCAGGCGTTGCGTCTCGTCCATCGCGGGCCGAAACGGGCGGTGCACCGCCGTCGACGAGGTGTAAATCAGGTGCGCGACGCCGGCCTCGGCCGCCGATTCGAAAACGTTGGCGGCCGCTCGGGTGTCCTTGAGTTGCAGCTCCGTCGGCTCCTCGTCCCAACAGATCGCGTTGTGGATGCAGGCGTCATGACCCTTAAGGGCGCTTCGAACCAGCTCGTATTCTTGAAGGTCACCCTCGACGATCGAAACCCCGCGAGTCTCGAGAAAACTCGGGATCTTTCGGCGATTTCGCGCGAGAATCGTGACCTCGTCGCCCCTACCCACCAGCTCGACGACGATATGCGAGCCGATAAACCCCATCCCGCCGGTAACGAAAACCTTCATGACGTTCGATGATGGCCGCTCGCCAACTTCGACGAAAGGGCGAGCCGCTTCGTCTCCCGATCTTTGCGACTTCGCGCCTTTGCGTGACCCGCATTCAAATCCAACTCATCGGCAGCTTCGACGAAACCGAGCGACCTAGCCTTCGCGTGACCCGAGTGCATTTCCCAACTTACCGAGAGTTGTAAGCCACCGCCTCGCGCAGCAACTCTCGCAATGCGGATTCATCGACCGGATCTCCTTCCTTATAGTCGATCGCCCGCGTCGCCTTCGCTTCCAGCCCGGCGTTAAAGAGGCCGTTCGGGTCGGCAAGGGAAGCCCCCCTTGAAAAAGTTGATCTTCACATGATCCTTGAACGCGCCCGCCGCGCAGACCATCCCATTCCTCGACCATACCGGCGTGTTCCACTTCCACTCCTCGGTAACGCCCGGGGCTACCTCTTTGATAAGCTCGCGAATCCGGGCGATCCGCTCGCCACGCCAGTCCGCCAAGGAGGCGATCTCCCTATCGATTTGTTCCGAGGGTGTCATGAGAATGACTTTATGATAACCTGACCCCGCCGGTCCGAAACCGGCGGTAACCTGCGCCCAATGCGTACCTTGCCGATCATTTTTGCCCTCGCCGTATCTGCGAACGCGCTTGCCGGATCTCCCACTCGGCAGGAACCGAATCCCGCGGTCGTTCCCGTTCCCCAACCGGGTATGGAGAGGCGGCACCAAGAGAAGGTCGCCCTGATCTCGCGCGAGAAATTCGACCTGCTGATGATCGGGGATTCCATCACTCAGAACTTTGAGAAGCCCGAGTTTCAGCCCGTATGGCAGCAGTTCTTCGCGCCCCGGCATGCGATTA
This window encodes:
- a CDS encoding NAD-dependent epimerase/dehydratase family protein — protein: MKVFVTGGMGFIGSHIVVELVGRGDEVTILARNRRKIPSFLETRGVSIVEGDLQEYELVRSALKGHDACIHNAICWDEEPTELQLKDTRAAANVFESAAEAGVAHLIYTSSTAVHRPFRPAMDETQRLTPTDFYGATKAAGEAFLSAFSYQSEMRCNTIRPGPTVGVPVAEGAPVNCDRRFREIVDAVIRGEEIVVAKHDGRQFIAATDLAKLYAAVLHSEANREVYVAVAREYTTWEEIALEAVSMVGSNRSVIAEDRGFSETPNHFDVGKIERDFGFEFSARVALRDYLRYSVSLHTQS
- a CDS encoding response regulator, encoding MSSSVDRWVLVVEDNPDDEHLVRRAFTSSSRTETLLVARNGEEALQVLRKRHSPALVLLDLKLPRLSGVDVLMAMKDDCRLRTVPVVVLTSSVEMTDVGACYDLGCSAFVRKPIDYDQFMSVFSSTLGFWLGTNLTLCTPAAVASD
- a CDS encoding group II truncated hemoglobin; the protein is MDEPIPTLYEWLGGIDALNRLAERFYEHVREDALLAPVFAHMSSEHPKHVAAFLAEVLGGPTAYSRERGGHPHMVRSHLGRHLSQGQRRRWVTLLLETADELSLPDDPEFRSALVGYLEWGSRLAVINSQPGAAADESAPMPKWGWGEVKGPYRP
- a CDS encoding VOC family protein; amino-acid sequence: MNVQTYIFFDGACEEAIGLYREALGAELMFLMKYKDGPPDLIPSGGEEKVFHATIRIGETAINLCDDLKNERGRLGGFALLAHMDSDEEAERVFAALKVGGAVFLPLEKTFWAARYGIVTDRFGVTWKVQS
- a CDS encoding DUF1801 domain-containing protein, translated to MTPSEQIDREIASLADWRGERIARIRELIKEVAPGVTEEWKWNTPVWSRNGMVCAAGAFKDHVKINFFKGGFPCRPERPL
- a CDS encoding S8 family peptidase — its product is MTSTVNRIFLLLGIAAALVLPTHAAAESLLICQLTGKGSAAGLAKKYGVTLKDTTDGAPFALFSTPTRAMADSVHALMALDKVNFVWAEDDGSVGCPEAQSKSTPSKGGGLPAVGDRKALQAINKNLLGQINWSPALANLDGRSVRVAVLDNGLSPKQPALWAKVDASLNAIEPGKPAYDQPMGVDSNKNGKKDEALGHGTMVAGIIDQIAPKTRFVIARIADSDGNASAWTLIKGLAFAVTQKAEVANVSLGSLAQVVALTDAMDWCEQNRLLVVAAIGNDGLRAACFPARISKVVCVSGVDQDNHKASFSNWEGTADAAAPATGFASQFWDGSIAVWNGTSFAVPVVTASIADCLRRIPANTPSTMRKALTSSGTKIDGLNPKYKGELGMLVNYTKLDQALRKP